The following are from one region of the Platichthys flesus chromosome 2, fPlaFle2.1, whole genome shotgun sequence genome:
- the znf831 gene encoding zinc finger protein 831 isoform X2: METGKPVCAPVHISSAAAQTEKRMDVQAPLTAVYIHTVPAPPAQPFPQLPAAAREPATLHLAMPPLYSKENLSFLTLHIAGGLHSSPGLSPAAAAPTARPKSAGKHVCTHCGRDCMKPSVLEKHLRCHTGERPYPCTTCGVSFKTQSNLYKHKRTQAHARLSSESEQSSLGSLDSMSSSRETHSSSLSMDEHSEKTGSMEKDAMLPAAEITCTANTTEIFSVTTQGYICEQRDLAPASHKKDSNESAKVRKVEENLRVENEQSPSTDGRHLPLQRQKATVFSKQWERSVSRGKSQNHESTDSGFSESSDHYPSPGSVLHGHSLDSLSESTKEHLEETTNKNTSSEPDRGAREQEQKTLEERISKLISENTAVVEDKQLENVRPRKTVLSKQGSIDLPLPYTYKDSFHFDMKISRTPNVGLQRNRKPGLYSSVPTQQSTSMEHGPLTRSNSLPFSVTLLQPERSSSASSYQSNYESLVYRGSSGQINQAGFAIKPVNQQSSTHRPLVRQTAVDCNHATGGLFMSSSVEEASTGSLSCDGDICGEPSNRKFRRKKAQKFAYDKWYMYGGGTFKKLYHSTEKDGDRSVAKGRKCMNADHEALQAPQKKLSSAHKETVTTGSAINIPSSRPTVCHPGCSPAKTSLSSTVDVNVRTTQLYSPCSSVKTPIRRNLSLSILPLPSVVSHQADSMSSTGAGLKEKHTDSISELCGAHVPSDRKKQRTADDSICQLEMETAQNTLSYPPPSVTGSALRQDAHLSYVNLQKKQKHTQLKGNLFSPCIINANAQSVSTLPPTSLPSAVKTSFLPKYQLKLPNAGDHDSKTSLHVVDKPTVTASCTFTSPTSSSKTEQTSPSVTAPELKLSDPVTSALMQTGDSKKTNALNSTQPQLFLPCTAATFCQAETSRFNENMTSSLPVVHRQFAGTTITTACLHDYQEGLCSTLIQPSKSASWQLPSPVAPALPSISTENRQTSATSSTTIPQCPINSNRPLSHLQFLPESDQSNFVNRAFTGTNTPKVPCHIVPFDQVQPAGQNVFHVHTADLQICLQIISDEQLALIEPQIERHEDSSLSQRRDMQAQAAKVIQNNAKSSAITERGYEGKDHRLQGYQKELDLNESLSTLNVERIKPPLSAHMTEHRNSRQATLSAESKPPEAPGLTLHPHKCSHVNMATETLSFASDVISTAAVRSGRHQPSEEERAFSLNSFPEEQPFLGSRVSQGGLVLQKLSGLSPNSVNQNRKSALLVKDIHHKTKNQGASCEVSIMKTKCEASAYRSNRLESGETHCSMHVRFDKASSDELSGSLFPFSINNCKSPRKLNPHASICCNKPSDPTISETVDPSQHENTGCDRVGPSDNSVTLPEKTLCDSQDVISLAHSQKLFTSESSNIHVERTKDTPAVLSSIQSPTAGILEGDCLGEREVQKEPQKWGHVGIPGQSDCADRRPNLNQESRETTHQGIDGQSGGGVMREDRNGRIKADTVPGELANKEANCRYTALPNMTELEPLQSMKTIFFVGQVDSVLRRMQSLN, encoded by the coding sequence ATGGAGACTGGCAAGCCAGTATGCGCTCCAGTGCACATCAGCTCAGCTGCAGCGCAGACAGAGAAAAGGATGGATGTCCAGGCGCCGCTGACGGCTGTTTACATCCACACAGTGCCTGCTCCACCAGCGCAGCCTTTCccacagcttcctgctgctgcacggGAACCAGCCACGCTCCATCTGGCCATGCCGCCGCTCTACTCCAAGGAGAACCTAAGCTTCCTGACACTCCACATTGCCGGTGGGCTGCATTCTTCGCCAGGGctgagtccagcagctgctgctcctacAGCCAGACCCAAATCAGCAGGAAAGCATGTGTGTACTCACTGCGGACGGGACTGTATGAAGCCCAGTGTGCTGGAGAAACATCTCCGCTGCCACACAGGGGAGCGGCCCTACCCCTGCACCACTTGCGGAGTTTCTTTTAAGACTCAGAGCAACCTCTACAAGCATAAACGTACTCAGGCACATGCCCGCCTCTCATCCgagtcagagcagagcagcctgGGCAGCCTAGACAGCATGTCCAGCTCAAGAGAGACTCATTCCTCCAGTCTGTCTATGGATGAGCACAGTGAGAAGACGGGCAGCATGGAGAAGGATGCCATGCTACCTGCTGCTGAGATTACTTGTACAGCCAATACTACAGAGATCTTCTCTGTAACAACCCAGGGCTACATCTGTGAGCAGAGAGACTTGGCACCTGCAAGTCATAAAAAAGATTCAAATGAAAGTGCAAAGGTAAGAAAAGTAGAGGAGAACCTGAGAGTTGAAAATGAACAATCTCCTTCGACTGATGGTCGACATCTTCCACTTCAGAGACAAAAGGCCACTGTGTTCTCCAAGCAGTGGGAGAGGTCAGTATCCAGAGGGAAATCACAGAATCACGAGAGCACAGACTCAGGTTTCAGCGAGAGCAGTGACCACTACCCAAGCCCTGGTAGTGTTTTACATGGCCACAGTCTGGATTCTCTATCTGAATCTACTAAAGAGCATCTtgaggaaacaacaaacaaaaacacgtcTTCAGAACCAGACCGAGGTGCaagggagcaggagcagaagaCACTGGAGGAGCGCATATCTAAGCTGATTTCGGAGAATACAGCTGTAGTGGAGGACAAACAGCTGGAGAATGTAAGGCCTCGGAAGACTGTTCTTTCAAAGCAGGGTAGCATCGACCTTCCTTTGCCCTACACGTACAAGGACTCCTTTCACTTTGACATGAAGATCAGTAGGACTCCGAATGTTGGGTTGCAAAGAAACAGGAAGCCTGGACTGTACAGCTCTGTGCCCACTCAGCAGTCAACCAGCATGGAGCATGGCCCATTAACCCGCAGCAACTCTCTCCCCTTCAGCGTCACGCTCCTGCAGCCTGAGAGGAGCAGCTCAGCCTCTTCCTATCAGAGCAATTATGAATCACTGGTTTACAGGGGAAGCTCAGGCCAGATCAACCAAGCAGGTTTTGCCATAAAGCCTGTGAACCAACAGTCATCCACCCACCGGCCACTGGTCAGACAAACAGCCGTAGACTGCAACCACGCAACAGGCGGTCTATTTATGAGTTCATCTGTGGAGGAGGCGAGCACCGGCAGTCTCAGCTGCGACGGGGACATTTGTGGAGAGCCAAGCAACAGAAAGTTCCGGAGGAAGAAAGCTCAGAAGTTTGCCTACGACAAGTGGTACATGTACGGGGGAGGGACATTTAAGAAGCTCTACCACAGCACAGAGAAAGATGGTGATAGGAGTGTTGCCAAAGGTAGGAAATGTATGAACGCAGATCATGAGGCTCTTCAGGCACCACAAAAAAAGCTTTCATCAGCTCATAAGGAGACAGTCACGACAGGCTCAGCGATAAACATCCCAAGCAGCAGGCCAACAGTGTGCCATCCAGGCTGCTCTCCTGCCAAGACGTCTCTCAGCTCTACTGTGGATGTTAATGTAAGAACGACCCAGCTTTATTCACCGTGCAGCTCTGTCAAGACTCCAATCCGGAGAAACCTGTCTTTGTCAATACTGCCATTACCCTCAGTGGTTAGCCACCAAGCAGACAGCATGAGCAGCACAGGGGCTGGgcttaaagaaaaacacactgattCCATCTCTGAGCTCTGTGGAGCCCATGTTCCCTCTGATAGAAAGAAGCAGAGAACGGCTGATGATTCAATTTGCCAGCTTGAGATGGAGACCGCCCAGAACACACTGAGTtacccccctccctctgtgacTGGCAGTGCACTTCGGCAGGATGCACACCTCAGTTATGTCAacctccaaaaaaaacaaaaacacactcaactcaaAGGAAATCTCTTCTCACCATGCATAATCAATGCAAATGCACAATCGGTTAGCACCCTGCCTCCCACTTCCCTCCCCTCAGCTGTCAAGACCAGCTTCCTGCCCAAGTACCAGCTCAAGTTGCCTAACGCTGGGGATCATGATTCAAAAACTTCACTGCATGTTGTGGATAAACCGACAGTAACTGCTAGCTGCACCTTCACCTCTCCTACATCCTCTTCTAAAACTGAGCAAACCTCACCTTCAGTCACAGCTCCTGAACTCAAATTAAGTGATCCTGTCACGTCAGCGTTGATGCAAACTGGTGATTCCAAAAAGACGAATGCTCTTAATTCCACACAACCCCAGCTTTTTTTGCCTTGCACAGCTGCAACATTTTGTCAAGCTGAAACATCAAGATTCAATGAGAATATGACATCTAGTCTCCCTGTGGTGCACAGGCAATTTGCAGGAACCACAATAACCACAGCCTGCCTTCATGATTATCAGGAAGGATTATGCAGCACATTGATACAGCCATCGAAATCTGCATCTTGGCAGTTACCCTCACCTGTTGCACCTGCTTTACCCTCCATAAGCACAGAAAACCGCCAGACATCTGCTACTTCCAGTACAACTATCCCACAGTGTCCAATTAACTCTAACCGTCCACTGTCACACTTACAGTTCTTGCCTGAATCAGACCAGTCGAACTTTGTAAATAGAGCATTTACTGGCACAAACACCCCAAAGGTACCATGTCACATCGTTCCGTTTGACCAGGTACAACCAGCAGGTCAGAATGTGTTTCATGTTCACACAGCAGATCTCCAGATCTGCCTCCAGATCATATCCGACGAGCAGCTGGCTCTCATTGAACCGCAGATTGAGCGTCATGAGGACAGCAGCCTCTCACAGAGACGTGACATGCAAGCACAGGCCGCAAAAGTGATCCAGAATAACGCTAAAAGCTCTGCAATCACGGAAAGAGGTTATGAGGGAAAGGACCATCGACTGCAGGGATATCAAAAGGAGTTGGACCTAAATGAATCTTTATCCACACTTAATGTGGAGAGAATAAAACCTCCACTGAGTGCCCACATGACTGAACACAGGAATTCCAGACAGGCTACACTATCAGCTGAATCTAAGCCCCCTGAAGCTCCAGGCTTGACATTACACCCACACAAATGCAGTCATGTAAACATGGCCACGGAGACTCTGAGCTTTGCGAGTGATGTGATATCAACTGCTGCTGTACGGTCAGGAAGACACCAACCTTCAGAGGAGGAACGTGCCTTTTCTCTGAACTCCTTTCCTGAAGAGCAACCTTTCCTTGGCAGCAGGGTCAGTCAAGGTGGACTGGTCTTGCAAAAACTCTCTGGTCTTTCTCCCAATTCAGTAAATCAGAATAGAAAAAGCGCACTACTGGTCAAAGACATACaccataaaacaaaaaatcaagGAGCCTCATGTGAAGTAAGCATTATGAAAACCAAGTGTGAAGCCTCTGCATACAGAAGCAACAGGctagaaagtggagaaacacacTGCTCTATGCATGTTAGGTTTGATAAGGCCAGTTCTGATGAACTCTCTGGGTCATTGTTTCCGTTTTCTATCAATAATTGCAAATCTCCAAGAAAGTTGAACCCACATGCATCCATCTGCTGCAACAAACCTTCAGATCCTACAATATCAGAGACGGTGGATCCATctcaacatgaaaacacaggcTGTGACAGGGTGGGACCTTCAGACAATTCTGTCACTTTACCGGAAAAGACTCTCTGTGATTCACAGGATGTAATCAGCTTAGCCCACTCACAAAAACTGTTTACTTCAGAGTCCTCTAACATCCACGTGGAGAGAACCAAAGACACCCCAGCTGTGCTCTCAAGTATTCAGAGCCCTACTGCAG
- the cstf1 gene encoding cleavage stimulation factor subunit 1, with protein MYRPKPTLKDRQHLYKLIISQLLYDGYTSIANSLINEVKPPAIVSPSEQLMQLAKTGMENDDSAVQYAIGRSDTVAPGVGIDMEFDADMQSMSPEASEYETCYVTSHKGPCRVATYSRDGQLIATGSADASIKILDTERMLAKSAMPIEVMMNETAQQNMENHPVIRTLYDHVDEVTCLAFHPSEQILASGSRDYTLKLFDYSKPSAKRAFKYIQEAEMLRSISFHPSGDFLLVGTQHPTLRLYDVNTFQCFVSCNPLDQHTDTISGVSYNPSANTYVSCSKDGSIKLWDGVSNRCVTTFDKAHDGAEVCSAVFSKNSKYILSSGKDSVVKLWEISAGRTLVKYTGAGLSGRQMHRTQGVFNHTEDYVLLPDERTISLCCWDSRTAERKNLLALGHNNIVRCIVHSPTNPGFMTCSDDFRARFWYRRTTTD; from the exons ATGTATCGTCCCAAGCCGACTCTGAAGGACCGGCAGCACCTGTACAAGCTCATCATCAGCCAGCTTCTCTACGATGGCTACACCAGCATCGCCAACAGTCTCATCAACGAGGTGAAGCCACCGGCCATCGTGTCGCCCTCTGAGCAGCTGATGCAGCTGGCGAAGACAG GGATGGAGAATGACGACAGTGCAGTTCAGTATGCCATCGGGCGCTCAGATACTGTAGCACCTGGCGTAGGTATCGATATGGAATTCGATGCTGACATGCAGTCAATGTCTCCGGAGGCATCAGAGTATGAGACCTGCTATGTAACATCTCATAAGGGTCCCTGCCGGGTCGCCACCTACAGCCGTGATGGCCAGCTGATTGCCACGGGCTCTGCTGATGCCTCCATCAAGATCCTGGATACCGAGCGCATGCTGGCCAAAAGTGCCATGCCCATTGAG GTGATGATGAATGAGACAGCTCAGCAAAACATGGAGAATCACCCCGTGATTCGGACACTGTACGACCACGTTGATGAAGTCACCTGTCTCGCCTTCCATCCGAGTGAACAGATTCTGGCTTCCGGCTCAAGAGATTACACCCTCAAACTGTTTGACTACTCCAAGCCCTCAGCAAAAAGAGCGTTTAAATATATACAG GAAGCAGAAATGTTGCGCTCAATCTCCTTCCACCCATCAGGTGACTTCCTGCTGGTGGGAACGCAGCACCCCACCCTCCGCCTCTATGATGTCAACACCTTTCAGTGCTTTGTGTCCTGTAACCCACTGGACCAGCACACAGACACCATCAGCGGTGTCAGCTACAACCCCTCTGCCAACACTTACGTCTCCTGCAGCAAGGATGGCAGCATCAAGCTCTGGGATGGTGTCTCCAACCGCTGCGTGACCACCTTCGACAAGGCCCACGATGGCGCAGAGGTTTGCTCCGCCGTCTTCTCCAAGAATTCCAAATACATCCTGTCCAGTGGCAAAGACTCCGTGGTGAAGCTGTGGGAGATCTCTGCAGGCCGGACGCTGGTCAAGTACACAG GTGCAGGTTTGAGCGGGCGTCAGATGCATCGCACGCAGGGCGTGTTCAACCACACAGAGGACTACGTGTTGCTGCCTGACGAGCGCACCATCAGCCTGTGCTGCTGGGACTCACGCACAGCTGAGAGGAAAAACCTGTTGGCTCTTGGACACAACAACATCGTGCGCTGTATCGTCCACTCACCCACCAATCCCGGCTTCATGACCTGTAGCGATGACTTCAGGGCTCGTTTCTGGTACCGCCGCACCACCACAGACTGA
- the cass4 gene encoding cas scaffolding protein family member 4, producing MNKLAKALYDNTAECADELAFRKGDIVMVVDQHVAGTSGWWMCSLYGRHGLAPANRLQLLPQTETSTGPSRHVTEKNNKSSDAKTDGSVQNIYQIPIVPRPSSSPSYEQMDMIYKVPSTPLSSSNPSALKHSSEGPKGDKHSGFNTLSSPRGEVYDVPNQARRASAFTASTAPRDMSRKHSLISELGPRFDSSENFRSNSPGDSYVYVVPPPPPQDPNYDIPVPSTTEEQQKMIGYNTLPNFRKPEWIYDVPVGPEKPSQPQSSYDKTHCKGVCRQLYDTLPVPTLPTQRGSPTPSVYDIPRPSSLEISTSPKVVPVLPIYDKPPTQTLTEESLYAVPPKEERFNQVLSNSPFDHIPLECRGDSSNAHEPNKARLQRMRNFLACTSFQALPRSGESLVQDDSEKGRILRLSAADSQRISTASSSSTSSCDSLALSSSSPEPLREVTLSQDEACRRVLDLQESIIRAVPRLMDFVSSHWRSKEHLQKHLKEIKEAAEGIASSLTCFLNFALDVKGNARRLTDTNLQTRLYKQLSIIEDSGVILQQTVSALNMAGWPLNTLCQDPGQVQTPDQLDRFVMVARTIPEDVKRLVSIIIANGKLLFRVSQKDSEPLNTIGQPETDTSPNRDEQGVVVLEDDNDYVELQTKNEYEKLQNKIQRGPKVNVIPVSNRIKADNKHNSSESSAGTEEHQSPSMSEHCRLYFGALHKAISGFVGSLQDGQPPEKFISQSKLVIMVGQRLVDTLCREAQRGGSSQSLLCKSNHLCALLKQLAVATKKAALHFPEKQALQEAQEFAKELAQRAQHFRISLDL from the exons ATG AACAAACTGGCCAAAGCTCTGTATGACAACACCGCAGAGTGTGCAGATGAACTGGCCTTCAGAAAAGGTGACATAGTCATGGTGGTGGATCAACACGTTGCCGGTACCAGTGGATGGTGGATGTGTTCTCTATATGGTCGTCATGGTCTGGCCCCTGCCAACAGACTGCAGCTCCTACCACAGACCGAAACCAGCACAGGCCCCTCACGCCAtgtcacagaaaaaaacaacaaatcaagtGATGCTAAAACTGATGGCAGCGTACAAAATATCTACCAGATCCCGATTGTCCCGCGACCCTCCAGCAGTCCATCTTATGAACAAATGGACATGATATACAAGGTCCCATCCACTCCTTTATCCTCTTCAAATCCGTCAGCACTTAAGCACAGCTCAGAGGGACCCAAGGGAGACAAG CATTCTGGCTTCAATACTCTGTCCAGTCCAAGAGGGGAGGTTTACGATGTCCCGAACCAAGCAAGACGAGCTTCTGCCTTCACT GCATCAACAGCACCAAGAGATATGTCTCGAAAACACTCACTGATTTCAGAGCTGGGACCGAGATTTGACTCTTCCGAGAATTTCAGGTCCAACAGTCCAGGAGACTCTTAT GTGTATGTAGTTCCACCACCACCGCCTCAGGACCCCAACTATGACATCCCTGTTCCCTCAACCACAGAAGAGCAACAGAAAATGATTGGATACAACACCCTTCCAAACTTCCGCAAGCCTGagtggatctatgatgtacCAGTTGGTCCTGAGAAACCAAGCCAACCCCAAAGCTCCTATGACAAAACGCACTGCAAAGGTGTTTGTAGGCAGCTCTATGACACTCTTCCAGTACCTACTTTGCCCACACAAAGAGGCAGTCCAACTCCCTCAGTTTATGATATACCAAGACCCAGTTCTCTTGAAATCTCAACCTCACCCAAAGTTGTGCCAGTCCTTCCAATTTATGATAAGCCCCCAACTCAGACACTTACAGAGGAGTCATTATATGCTGTACCACCCAAAGAGGAACGCTTCAATCAAGTTCTTAGTAACTCCCCCTTTGATCATATACCCCTAGAGTGCAGAGGGGACTCAAGCAATGCTCATGAACCCAATAAGGCACGCCTGCAGCGTATGAGGAACTTTCTGGCTTGTACATCTTTCCAAGCCCTTCCAAGAAGTGGGGAGTCACTGGTGCAGGACGACAGTGAAAAGGGTAGAATCTTACGTCTTTCAGCAGCAGACAGTCAAAGAATCAGTACGGCCTCCAGCTCTTCCACCAGCTCCTGTGACTCTCTGGCTCTGAGTTCTTCCTCTCCAGAACCCTTGCGAGAAGTCACACTCAGCCAGGACGAAGCCTGCCGCAGAGTTCTTGACCTGCAGGAGTCCATTATCAGGGCCGTGCCTCGGCTTATGGACTTTGTAAGCAGTCACTGGAGGAGCAAGGAACATCTTCAGAAACATTTGAAGGAGATCAAAGAAGCCGCAGAGGGGATTGCCAGCTCTCTGACCTGCTTCCTGAACTTTGCCCTGGACGTTAAGGGTAATGCCCGTCGTTTGACTGATACCAACCTTCAGACAAGGCTTTATAAACAGCTGTCCATCATAGAGGACTCAGGTGTGATCTTACAACAAACCGTGAGTGCTCTGAACATGGCAGGCTGGCCCCTCAACACACTGTGCCAGGACCCCGGTCAGGTCCAAACACCTGACCAATTGGATCGCTTTGTCATGGTGGCACGTACGATTCCAGAGGATGTCAAGCGCCTGGTGTCCATCATCATTGCCAATGGGAAGCTTCTGTTCAGAGTTTCCCAGAAAGATTCAGAGCCTCTCAACACCATAGGTCAACCAGAGACAGATACAAGTCCTAACAGAGATGAACAGGGAGTAGTCGTATTAGAGGATGACAATGACTACGTGGAGCTACAG ACTAAGAATGAATATGAAAAGCTGCAAAATAAAATCCAGAGAGGTCCTAAAGTAAATGTCATACCAGTCTCTAACAGGATAAAG GCTGACAACAAGCATAATTCCTCCGAGTCCAGCGCTGGCACAGAAGAACATCAATCACCCTCCATGTCAGAGCACTGTCGGCTTTACTTTGGCGCACTCCACAAGGCCATCAGTGGATTTGTTGGTAGCCTTCAGGATGGCCAACCCCCAGAGAAATTCATCTCACAAAGCAAACTGGTGATCATGGTGGGCCAGAGACTGGTGGACACTCTGTGTAGGGAGGCTCAACGTGGAGGCTCCAGCCAGAGCCTCCTGTGTAAGAGCAACCACCTGTGTGCTCTCCTGAAGCAGCTTGCTGTGGCCACAAAGAAGGCGGCACTGCACTTCCCAGAAAAGCAAGCTCTGCAAGAGGCTCAAGAGTTTGCAAAGGAGCTGGCCCAAAGAGCGCAACACTTTCGGATATCGCTTGACCTCTGA